The Pelistega ratti genome window below encodes:
- a CDS encoding tetratricopeptide repeat protein, translated as MKHSLPLRLLTRFAQVCLLSCATSYAVASGTNYLQDQLHKAQQAFDIKDYEKAMAILRPLAEQGNAEAQFKLGSMYQFAQGVQTNYNEAIYWYLKSAKKNFASAQYNIGNMYFYGEGVSQSYSTAAIWFLKAAKQGHTGAQTEIGKMYQYGLGVRKDKQQSLYWLRKAHKNTDSIVLYQPLHK; from the coding sequence ATGAAGCATTCTCTACCCTTACGCTTGTTGACACGTTTTGCACAAGTCTGTTTATTATCATGTGCTACAAGCTATGCGGTGGCATCTGGTACAAACTATTTACAAGACCAATTACACAAAGCACAGCAAGCCTTTGATATCAAAGACTACGAGAAAGCAATGGCTATATTACGCCCACTCGCAGAACAAGGTAATGCTGAGGCACAGTTTAAATTAGGTTCAATGTATCAATTTGCTCAAGGGGTACAAACCAATTATAACGAAGCAATTTATTGGTACCTTAAATCAGCTAAAAAGAATTTTGCCTCCGCTCAATACAATATTGGTAATATGTATTTTTATGGAGAGGGGGTCTCTCAAAGTTACTCGACTGCTGCTATTTGGTTTTTAAAAGCGGCTAAACAAGGGCATACTGGTGCACAAACTGAGATTGGTAAAATGTACCAATATGGCTTAGGTGTCCGAAAAGATAAACAACAATCACTTTACTGGTTAAGAAAAGCCCATAAAAATACCGATTCTATTGTGCTATATCAGCCCTTACATAAGTAA
- a CDS encoding squalene/phytoene synthase family protein, with amino-acid sequence MATTPSIQYCQEKTYPVGSSAYYAYLFVPEKQKETIQILYAFFNEVTQILYTASDSTVARAKIEWWKNEIHQLFQGKPEHPISQALVEPIKQYQLSQQFFTYIIESVEMDLTHNRYLDWVSLKKFCTMQTGAFTCLITQVLTTTTEDNIRFAQHIGVALHFASFLQNMGADAQQGRIYIPMDFLRQHNAIAADILNGQHTEAFQSLMQAQYLFVKDLFKEGLTYLSPDQRKTLRPILIQINLSLKLLATLSKDNWQVLDKSMSLAPISQLFIATKTWISKRVYL; translated from the coding sequence ATGGCTACTACACCCTCCATTCAATACTGCCAAGAAAAAACCTATCCTGTCGGCTCTAGTGCATATTATGCTTATTTATTTGTACCTGAAAAACAAAAAGAAACTATTCAAATACTTTATGCTTTCTTTAATGAAGTCACTCAAATCCTCTATACGGCTAGTGATAGTACCGTTGCAAGGGCAAAGATAGAGTGGTGGAAAAATGAAATTCACCAACTCTTCCAAGGAAAACCCGAACACCCCATTAGCCAAGCCTTAGTAGAGCCAATAAAGCAATATCAGCTAAGCCAACAGTTCTTTACTTATATTATTGAATCTGTTGAAATGGACTTAACCCATAATCGTTATTTGGATTGGGTAAGTCTCAAAAAGTTCTGCACCATGCAAACAGGTGCATTTACTTGCCTAATCACACAAGTATTAACCACCACAACAGAAGACAATATTCGATTTGCTCAACATATCGGTGTTGCACTACATTTTGCCTCATTCTTACAAAATATGGGGGCTGATGCACAACAAGGTCGTATTTATATCCCTATGGATTTTTTACGTCAACATAATGCGATAGCCGCTGATATCCTTAATGGACAACATACAGAGGCATTTCAGTCTTTAATGCAGGCGCAATATCTTTTTGTAAAGGATTTATTTAAAGAAGGTCTTACTTATCTTTCACCTGATCAACGTAAGACACTTCGTCCTATTCTTATTCAAATTAATTTAAGTTTAAAGTTACTAGCAACACTTTCAAAAGATAATTGGCAGGTACTTGATAAAAGTATGAGCCTAGCCCCTATTAGTCAATTATTTATTGCCACAAAAACATGGATAAGTAAACGAGTTTATTTATAG
- a CDS encoding NnrS family protein, which produces MALIQIDVPSTSKTKLSRFEVIFALGFRPLYLAASIWAALAVILWIYTPQLLQGPLFGVWWHAHEMLWGFIATVAIAFLLTASATWTGLNPLKSYPLAGLCLAWLIARIGYLIPSMIAFFIASIADIVFFLGGTVALARVLLKAKSKQNYPLIYAGAGLGLSNAVYLYMVYTSQFDSVRTGFHIGLIIMTFIALLVGRRVIPFFAQRGANLDIPRSEKSGQYQLRLTILTFVSLVLGFKTITSILLLVLGLLTLYQLYTWKPLGVRKVPLLWVLYISYFLLGLGLVTASVFFLPVDDLIFPPALFVHLVGMGGFSVMILGMMTRTALGHTGRPLKASRLMVTAYVLLILAVVCRLALFFVPAGAVIPLLHMAAFLWVVAFLSYAYQYGPYLTAPRLDGRPG; this is translated from the coding sequence ATGGCGTTAATTCAAATTGATGTTCCTAGTACTTCTAAAACCAAATTATCACGATTTGAGGTGATTTTTGCACTGGGGTTTCGTCCTCTTTATTTAGCAGCCTCTATCTGGGCAGCACTGGCTGTTATATTATGGATATATACACCACAGTTACTACAAGGCCCTTTATTTGGGGTGTGGTGGCATGCTCATGAGATGCTATGGGGATTTATTGCAACCGTTGCAATTGCCTTTCTATTAACAGCAAGTGCAACATGGACAGGGCTTAATCCGCTAAAATCTTATCCGCTAGCTGGACTCTGTTTAGCTTGGTTAATTGCTCGTATTGGATATTTAATACCGAGTATGATTGCTTTTTTTATCGCTAGTATCGCTGATATTGTTTTTTTCCTTGGTGGGACAGTTGCGTTGGCTAGAGTGCTATTAAAAGCTAAAAGTAAACAAAATTATCCTCTTATTTATGCAGGAGCAGGCTTAGGGCTGAGTAATGCCGTTTATTTGTATATGGTCTATACATCACAATTTGATAGTGTTCGTACAGGATTCCATATTGGTTTAATTATTATGACGTTTATTGCCTTATTGGTAGGTCGTCGAGTGATTCCTTTCTTTGCTCAACGAGGGGCTAACCTAGATATTCCTCGTAGTGAAAAATCAGGTCAGTATCAATTACGTTTAACGATATTAACCTTTGTCTCATTGGTGCTTGGTTTTAAGACTATTACCAGTATTTTATTATTGGTGTTAGGGCTTTTAACACTTTATCAACTTTATACTTGGAAACCATTAGGTGTCCGTAAAGTGCCTTTATTATGGGTACTCTATATTTCTTACTTCCTATTGGGATTGGGATTGGTTACTGCATCTGTGTTTTTCTTACCGGTTGATGATTTGATTTTCCCTCCTGCTTTATTTGTGCATCTAGTCGGTATGGGAGGATTCTCTGTTATGATTCTTGGCATGATGACAAGAACTGCTCTAGGACATACAGGACGACCATTAAAAGCAAGTCGATTAATGGTAACCGCTTATGTATTATTAATTTTAGCTGTCGTCTGTCGATTAGCCTTATTCTTTGTTCCAGCAGGAGCAGTGATTCCATTATTGCATATGGCAGCATTCTTATGGGTTGTGGCTTTCTTATCCTATGCTTATCAATATGGACCTTACTTGACAGCCCCTCGATTAGATGGTCGTCCAGGGTAG
- a CDS encoding 3-deoxy-D-manno-octulosonic acid kinase — translation MSLVANKDKRIRCVVPQWQSIIDEHFFLFNQAIDQLNPSIDTPYQSIQAVSSGGRNAAWYVEHPLFSGVLRQYRRGGLLGKIIHQRYVWKNALETRSWAEFDMMQYLYTQSFPVPRPVAAMYKRYACFYEAALITERIEGARTLVEVIKTLSPSEHVDYATKVATVIKQMHCLLVNHADLNAFNILVDNKGKIYIIDFDKSRRETTQGKWCEANLDRLERHLKKVLGELGFAFMTHIRQKY, via the coding sequence ATGAGTTTAGTAGCTAATAAAGATAAGCGTATTCGGTGCGTTGTTCCGCAATGGCAATCTATAATTGATGAGCATTTTTTTCTTTTTAATCAAGCAATTGATCAATTAAATCCCTCTATAGATACGCCTTATCAATCTATCCAAGCGGTATCATCAGGAGGAAGAAATGCGGCATGGTATGTAGAACATCCCTTATTTTCAGGCGTATTGAGACAATATCGAAGAGGGGGGTTACTTGGGAAAATTATCCATCAACGTTATGTATGGAAAAATGCGTTAGAGACACGTTCTTGGGCAGAATTTGATATGATGCAGTATTTATATACACAGTCTTTCCCTGTGCCAAGACCGGTTGCTGCTATGTATAAGCGATATGCTTGCTTTTATGAAGCTGCTTTGATAACAGAAAGGATTGAGGGGGCAAGAACCTTAGTGGAGGTGATTAAAACCTTATCTCCATCTGAGCATGTAGATTATGCAACGAAAGTAGCCACTGTTATTAAGCAAATGCATTGTTTATTGGTCAATCATGCTGATCTTAATGCATTTAATATTTTAGTAGATAATAAGGGTAAAATTTATATAATTGATTTTGATAAAAGTCGCCGAGAAACGACTCAAGGTAAATGGTGCGAGGCAAATTTAGATCGATTGGAAAGACACCTTAAAAAAGTCCTTGGCGAGCTTGGGTTTGCATTTATGACACACATTCGACAAAAATATTGA
- the thrC gene encoding threonine synthase, with the protein MKYVSTRGGVAPVEFSAVLLEGLARDGGLAMPQTIPQVSAETLSQWRSLNYAQLATEILSLFITDIPKEDLRDLCERSYNTSIFNHPDIVPLKPLDAQIHIVGLSEGPTLAFKDIAMQFLGNIFEYVLAKQGRTLNILGATSGDTGSAAEYALRGKKGVNVFMLSPYGRMSEFQRAQMYSLQDKNIFNLSVKGVFDECQDIVKALANDLTFKETYHLGAVNSINFARISAQIVYYFWAWLRATQKAGEQVSFTVPSGNFGNILAGHMARMMGLPIRRLVVATNENNVLEEFFNTGVYRPRQPEQTYATSSPSMDISKASNFERFVYHLVNEDGQKVKALWQTLAEEGQFDLSALQPELEAKFGFVAGVSTHQDRLVTIKQEYETNHYLLDPHTADGVKVAREYVEEGIPMLVLETALPAKFTETIQEAIGQPAPIPAHLSGLKDLPQRVEVMDCDVAVVRDYMIRHITH; encoded by the coding sequence ATGAAATATGTATCTACCCGAGGGGGCGTAGCTCCTGTTGAATTTTCAGCTGTTCTGTTAGAGGGACTTGCTCGTGATGGTGGTTTAGCAATGCCACAAACTATACCGCAAGTAAGTGCTGAAACCTTATCACAATGGCGCTCATTAAATTATGCACAGTTAGCGACAGAAATATTAAGTCTTTTTATTACAGATATTCCTAAAGAAGACTTACGTGATTTATGTGAGCGAAGCTATAACACAAGTATATTTAATCATCCTGATATTGTCCCCTTAAAACCCTTAGATGCACAGATTCATATTGTAGGGCTATCAGAAGGGCCAACATTGGCATTTAAAGATATTGCAATGCAATTCCTTGGTAATATTTTTGAGTATGTACTGGCTAAACAGGGACGTACTTTGAATATCCTAGGGGCAACTTCTGGTGATACGGGTTCTGCGGCAGAGTATGCCTTGCGTGGTAAAAAAGGGGTAAATGTTTTTATGCTGTCCCCCTATGGTCGTATGAGTGAGTTTCAACGTGCTCAGATGTATTCTTTGCAAGATAAAAATATTTTTAATCTCTCGGTTAAAGGTGTTTTTGATGAATGCCAAGATATTGTAAAAGCATTAGCGAATGATTTAACCTTTAAGGAAACTTATCATTTAGGTGCAGTAAATTCAATCAATTTTGCACGTATATCGGCACAAATTGTTTACTATTTCTGGGCATGGCTAAGAGCTACCCAAAAAGCAGGAGAGCAAGTTTCATTTACCGTCCCATCAGGTAATTTTGGAAATATTCTTGCAGGGCATATGGCACGTATGATGGGTTTACCTATCCGCCGTCTTGTTGTTGCAACCAATGAGAATAATGTATTAGAAGAGTTCTTTAATACAGGTGTTTATCGTCCACGTCAGCCAGAGCAAACTTATGCAACATCTAGCCCATCTATGGATATTTCAAAAGCCTCTAATTTTGAACGCTTTGTTTATCATTTGGTGAATGAAGATGGTCAGAAAGTAAAAGCACTTTGGCAAACATTAGCCGAAGAAGGGCAGTTTGATTTAAGTGCTTTACAGCCTGAATTGGAAGCTAAATTCGGTTTTGTAGCGGGAGTTAGTACGCATCAGGATCGTTTGGTAACGATTAAGCAAGAGTACGAAACAAACCACTATTTGCTTGACCCTCATACAGCTGATGGAGTAAAAGTGGCACGAGAATATGTTGAAGAGGGTATTCCCATGTTGGTATTAGAAACAGCATTACCCGCAAAATTTACAGAAACCATTCAAGAAGCGATTGGTCAGCCTGCTCCTATTCCCGCTCACCTTAGTGGTTTAAAAGATTTACCACAGCGAGTAGAAGTGATGGATTGTGATGTGGCAGTAGTTCGTGATTATATGATTCGTCATATTACACATTAA
- the alr gene encoding alanine racemase, with product MPRPILATISTEAMAYNLAQVKSRIQQVQQSSLAYAHRQVMTIAVIKANAYGHGTLNAIKGFAQADALGMIDLADAVLCRENGWDKPILLLEGFFDASDIPLLQHYQLTTAIHHDEQVALLSEAKAVGKPIDVMVKFNTGMNRLGFHISRASHVLDQLHQLQKNNIVGRIGCMTHFANADLCHDAVDESLAQMNRIKDLFGNRVSVCNSAASLRYPEFALVGTENWIRPGICLYGSTPFQTDKEGIPDVVFKPVMTLTARVLAVQSIQKGASIGYGSTFTATEAMRIAVVACGYADGYPRSAKLGTPVTVDGIDSRIIGRVSMDMLTVDITHIPNAGVHSKVVLWGEGGPSIDQVADSAGRIGYELMCNLAKRVPLQIVE from the coding sequence ATGCCGCGTCCAATACTTGCAACAATTTCTACAGAGGCAATGGCATATAACTTAGCACAGGTCAAATCACGGATTCAACAGGTGCAACAATCCTCACTTGCTTATGCTCATCGACAAGTAATGACAATAGCGGTTATTAAAGCAAATGCTTATGGTCATGGTACGCTTAATGCGATAAAAGGTTTCGCACAAGCTGATGCATTAGGTATGATTGATTTAGCCGATGCAGTATTATGTCGAGAAAATGGGTGGGATAAGCCGATTTTGTTATTAGAGGGATTTTTTGATGCATCAGATATTCCCCTTTTACAGCATTATCAATTAACAACCGCTATTCACCATGATGAACAAGTGGCTCTGTTATCAGAAGCAAAGGCAGTTGGAAAACCCATTGATGTCATGGTGAAATTTAATACAGGTATGAATCGCTTAGGATTTCATATCAGTAGAGCATCTCATGTTCTTGATCAATTACATCAATTACAAAAAAATAATATTGTTGGGCGTATAGGCTGTATGACGCATTTTGCTAATGCGGATTTATGCCATGATGCGGTAGATGAATCGCTTGCACAGATGAACCGTATTAAAGATTTATTTGGGAATAGGGTAAGTGTGTGTAATTCAGCAGCGAGTTTGCGTTATCCTGAGTTTGCCTTGGTGGGAACTGAAAATTGGATTCGCCCAGGCATTTGTCTTTATGGTTCAACACCCTTTCAAACGGATAAAGAAGGTATCCCTGATGTCGTTTTTAAACCTGTGATGACATTGACTGCACGAGTGTTAGCGGTGCAATCTATTCAAAAAGGTGCTTCTATTGGGTATGGTTCTACCTTTACAGCAACAGAAGCTATGCGTATTGCGGTAGTTGCCTGTGGCTATGCAGATGGTTATCCTCGAAGTGCCAAGTTAGGTACGCCTGTGACGGTAGATGGTATAGATAGCCGAATTATTGGTCGGGTATCGATGGATATGCTAACGGTAGATATTACGCATATTCCAAATGCGGGTGTACATTCTAAGGTGGTATTGTGGGGTGAAGGTGGGCCTAGTATTGACCAAGTAGCAGATAGTGCTGGGCGTATTGGCTATGAGCTAATGTGTAATTTGGCAAAACGTGTGCCTCTGCAAATTGTTGAATAA
- the radA gene encoding DNA repair protein RadA, translating to MAKAKTSFVCQECGGVSTKWQGRCPHCQQWNTMVEFVEKSTSAHQNRFAHLAQTAPIKILSEVVATEVPRILTGLSEFDRVLGGGLVPGGVVLIGGDPGIGKSTLLIQALSYLSIQHDVLYVTGEESAEQVALRANRLELETKNVKLLAEIQLEAIQTALQSERPKIAVIDSIQTLFSGELTAAPGSVSQVRECAAQLTRIAKQNGIAIVMIGHVTKDGTLAGPRVLEHIVDTVLYFEGESDSTHRLIRAFKNRFGAVNELGVFAMTDKGLKGINNPSAIFLSQHNEDIPGSCVMATQEGTRPLLVEIQALVDNAHVPNPRRLSLGIDGGRLAMLLAVLNRHVGIVTFDQDVFVNAVGGVRITETAADLPVLLSIISSLRDKPLPKGLFAFGEIGLAGEIRPASRGQERLKEAAKLGFKIAMIPKHNMPKQTIDGLTLWPVSRLDDVVNYLR from the coding sequence ATGGCAAAGGCAAAAACCAGTTTTGTATGTCAAGAATGTGGTGGTGTAAGTACCAAATGGCAAGGTCGTTGTCCCCATTGTCAGCAGTGGAATACGATGGTTGAGTTTGTTGAGAAAAGTACATCCGCTCATCAAAATCGTTTTGCTCATTTGGCACAAACAGCTCCCATTAAAATCCTTTCAGAGGTCGTTGCGACAGAAGTTCCTCGTATTCTAACGGGTTTATCAGAATTTGACCGTGTTTTAGGGGGTGGTTTAGTACCCGGTGGTGTTGTTCTCATTGGGGGTGATCCGGGGATAGGTAAATCAACTCTCTTAATTCAAGCATTATCCTATCTATCTATTCAGCATGATGTTTTATATGTAACAGGTGAAGAGTCGGCAGAGCAAGTGGCATTAAGAGCTAATCGATTAGAGTTAGAAACAAAAAATGTTAAATTATTAGCTGAAATTCAATTAGAAGCGATTCAAACTGCCTTACAATCAGAACGTCCTAAGATAGCAGTTATTGACTCTATTCAAACGCTTTTTTCAGGTGAGCTGACGGCGGCTCCTGGATCTGTTTCTCAAGTACGAGAATGTGCTGCTCAACTGACACGTATTGCAAAACAAAATGGTATTGCTATTGTGATGATTGGACACGTTACCAAAGATGGAACATTGGCTGGTCCAAGAGTGCTAGAGCATATTGTTGATACGGTTTTATATTTTGAAGGAGAAAGTGATTCAACACATCGCTTAATCCGTGCTTTTAAAAATCGTTTTGGTGCGGTGAATGAGTTAGGTGTTTTTGCGATGACTGATAAGGGGCTTAAAGGAATTAATAACCCTTCAGCCATTTTTCTTTCGCAACATAATGAGGATATTCCCGGATCCTGTGTGATGGCAACACAGGAGGGAACACGCCCTTTATTAGTGGAAATACAAGCATTGGTTGATAATGCGCATGTCCCTAATCCCAGAAGATTGAGTTTGGGGATTGACGGAGGACGTTTAGCCATGCTTTTAGCTGTCTTAAACCGCCATGTAGGTATTGTTACTTTTGATCAAGATGTTTTTGTGAATGCTGTTGGCGGTGTCCGTATTACAGAAACTGCCGCTGATTTGCCTGTATTATTATCTATTATTTCTTCTTTGCGTGATAAACCTCTTCCCAAAGGACTTTTTGCTTTTGGTGAAATTGGTTTGGCAGGAGAGATTCGACCAGCCTCAAGAGGGCAAGAGCGTTTAAAAGAAGCGGCAAAATTAGGATTTAAAATCGCTATGATTCCTAAGCATAATATGCCTAAACAAACGATTGATGGTTTAACACTATGGCCTGTTTCTCGCTTAGATGATGTCGTTAATTATTTACGATAA
- a CDS encoding aspartate/glutamate racemase family protein, producing the protein MEKIVGILGGMGPAATVDMLQKFVDHTPATRDQEHIPILVSSIPTIPDRSASILGDGPSPLPAMQEYTQRLVQGGAKCILIACNTAHYWDKALQAQCPVPIFSMLETAAEAALNLNATQIGVLASTATIEKGLYRRELEKRGLHCIEPDPYNQKAVWESICALKAGDLPKARTLMQHQKELLFQKGAEVIILGCTEIPIILAQEAAETPHRYIDATLTLVQRAIAWYKEK; encoded by the coding sequence ATGGAAAAAATTGTTGGTATTCTTGGAGGTATGGGTCCTGCAGCAACCGTTGATATGCTACAGAAATTTGTCGATCATACACCGGCAACAAGAGACCAAGAGCATATTCCGATATTAGTTTCCTCTATTCCAACTATTCCCGATCGTAGTGCCTCTATTTTAGGTGATGGTCCCTCTCCCTTACCTGCTATGCAAGAATATACGCAACGCTTAGTACAAGGTGGCGCTAAATGTATCCTTATTGCGTGTAATACCGCTCATTATTGGGATAAAGCCTTACAGGCACAATGTCCTGTACCTATTTTTAGTATGTTAGAAACAGCGGCTGAAGCAGCACTCAACCTCAATGCAACACAAATTGGGGTTTTAGCCTCTACCGCTACTATTGAAAAAGGTCTCTATCGCAGAGAACTTGAAAAACGAGGTTTACACTGTATAGAACCTGATCCCTACAATCAAAAAGCAGTATGGGAAAGCATTTGTGCCCTTAAAGCAGGGGATTTACCCAAAGCACGTACTTTAATGCAACATCAAAAAGAATTATTATTTCAAAAGGGTGCGGAAGTCATTATCCTAGGTTGTACAGAAATACCGATTATTTTGGCACAAGAGGCAGCAGAAACACCACATCGCTATATTGATGCAACACTTACCCTTGTACAACGTGCTATCGCCTGGTACAAAGAAAAATAA